Part of the Dehalococcoidia bacterium genome, GTGCTTGCCACTGCGGACGCCGTCGGGGCCGCCGTCGTCCCTTGGGGCGGCGGCGCGCACATGGCGTTGGGCATGCCCCCGAAACGCTACGACCTCGCCCTGGACCTCTCGCGCCTAGGCCAGGTCATCGAGTACGAGCCCGCCGACCTCACCGTCACCGTCGAGGCCGGCCTACCGCTCGCGGGCTTACAGGCGATCCTGGCGCAGCACAGCCAGTGGCTGCCGCTCGACCCGCCGGCGCCGGCCTCGGCGACGGTCGGCGGCGTCCTCGCGGCAAACGCGAGCGGGCCGGCGCGCATCGCCTTCGGGACAGCGCGCGACCTCGTCATCGGCATGACAGTGGCGCTGGCGGATGGGCGCGTCGTGAAGTCGGGAGGACGGGTCGTAAAGAACGTCGCCGGCTACGACATGGCAAAGGCGCATATCGGCGCCCTCGGGACGCTCGGCGTCATCCTTCAGGTCTCGTTCAAGGTCGCACCCCTGCCGAAAGCGGTGCAGACCCTCTCGGTCGCCAGCGGCGACGTCGCAGCGCTCGCGCGGGCCGCGTTCGCGGTGCGCGACGCCGCGCTTCCCGCGACGGGCATCGCCGTGCTCCAGGCCGCCGGCGCCTCCGAGGCGCGGCTCCTCCTGCGCTTTGCCGGCAACCCCGCCGCGGTCGACCGTTCGACAGCAGAGACGCTGCGACTGGCCCGCTCCGCCGGCCTGGAGGCCGAGCAGGCGCCCGAAGCCGTCTGGGCCGAGGCCGGCAGTATCCGCGGCCTGGAGACGGGAGCGGTGCTCAAGGTCAGCCACCTGCCGTCTCACGCTGCCGGGGTCCTGTCGCGCTTGGAGGAGACAGGCGCCGACGTCGTGGCTTACCCGACGGCCGGCATCAGCTACGCGCGCTTCCTTGCCCTCCCGGAGACGTCTTACGAGCTGGTACGCAGGCTCCGTAAGTCTATCGAAGCGCAGGGCGGAGCGCTCGTGCTGGAGTCCGCGCCCGTCGAGGCGAAAACTGCGATTGACGTCTGGGGCAGCCCGAGAGGCGACTTTGAGCTGATGAGGCGCCTCAGGCAAGAGATGGACCCGAAGTCCACGCTAAACCCGGGCCGTTTTCTGGAAGGTCTCTGAGTGAAGGTAACCGAGCACACGCACGTAATGGAGTCCGGCCCGGCCGACGAAGACCTGGCCCGCTGCGTCCACTGCGGCTTCTGCCTCCAGGCCTGCCCGACCTACCTCGTCCTCGGCATGGAGACGGAGTCGCCGCGCGGGCGCATCCAACTGGCGCGCGCCGTAAGGGAAGGGCGCATAGAGCCGGCTCCGAATGTCGTCGCTCACTTCGACCTCTGCTTGCAGTGCCGCGCCTGTGAAACGGCGTGCCCTTCCGGCGTGCCCTACGGCCGGATCATGGAGAGCACGCGCGCCATGGTGGCCTCCAGCGGGTCTAAGCCGGCCTCCTGGCGGCTGCGCCAGACGTTGTTGAGGCTGGCGTTCGCGGCGCCGTGGCGCCTGCGCCTGGCGTTCGCGGCCCTGCGCCTCTACCAGCGCCTGCCCCTAGCGCCCCTCAGGCGCATGCTCCCGAGACGGCTACGGGACATGGAGGAGGCGCTGCCTCGCCTGCCTTCTCGTTTCTTCGATGCGCCGCCGCTGCTCGCGGAGCCGGCTTCGAAGCCCAGGGCGACGGTGGCGCTGCTCACGGGCTGCGTGATGCCGCTCACCTACCCAGCGGCACACGAGGCCACGGTGCGCGTGCTCGCCCGCAACGGCTGCCGCGTCATCGCGCCGCCGGCGCAGGGCTGCTGTGGCGCCCTGCATCTCCACAACGGGGACCCCCGGGCGGCGCGCGCCCTCGCCCGCAGGAACATCGACGCCTTTCTGGCGAGCGGCGCCGATGTGATCGTCGTGAATGCCGCCGGCTGCGGCAGCACAATGAAGGAATACGGCGACCTGTTCGCCGGCGATGCCGTCTATGCGCGCAAGGCCGCAGAGGTAGCGGCCAAGGTCAGGGACGTCACGGAGTACCTGGCTTCCCTAC contains:
- a CDS encoding FAD-binding oxidoreductase, which translates into the protein MTATASKVERRLRDELSALQLAPDTAAYEVDGVRPSVAVSPTSAAEVSKVLATADAVGAAVVPWGGGAHMALGMPPKRYDLALDLSRLGQVIEYEPADLTVTVEAGLPLAGLQAILAQHSQWLPLDPPAPASATVGGVLAANASGPARIAFGTARDLVIGMTVALADGRVVKSGGRVVKNVAGYDMAKAHIGALGTLGVILQVSFKVAPLPKAVQTLSVASGDVAALARAAFAVRDAALPATGIAVLQAAGASEARLLLRFAGNPAAVDRSTAETLRLARSAGLEAEQAPEAVWAEAGSIRGLETGAVLKVSHLPSHAAGVLSRLEETGADVVAYPTAGISYARFLALPETSYELVRRLRKSIEAQGGALVLESAPVEAKTAIDVWGSPRGDFELMRRLRQEMDPKSTLNPGRFLEGL
- a CDS encoding heterodisulfide reductase-related iron-sulfur binding cluster, with the protein product MKVTEHTHVMESGPADEDLARCVHCGFCLQACPTYLVLGMETESPRGRIQLARAVREGRIEPAPNVVAHFDLCLQCRACETACPSGVPYGRIMESTRAMVASSGSKPASWRLRQTLLRLAFAAPWRLRLAFAALRLYQRLPLAPLRRMLPRRLRDMEEALPRLPSRFFDAPPLLAEPASKPRATVALLTGCVMPLTYPAAHEATVRVLARNGCRVIAPPAQGCCGALHLHNGDPRAARALARRNIDAFLASGADVIVVNAAGCGSTMKEYGDLFAGDAVYARKAAEVAAKVRDVTEYLASLPFEPPAGRVEARVTYQDSCHLAHAQRVRDAPRAILRSIPGIELVEMQAPDRCCGSAGIYNLTQPQMSRRLLDDKMTDVLATQAGLIATANPGCMLQLELGVRRTGGGQAVVHVVELLDRAYAAGNLQP